The Allocatelliglobosispora scoriae genome contains a region encoding:
- a CDS encoding DUF7507 domain-containing protein, whose product MLVATLGTALPMRTATAAPPPGGGTVIVDETFDGASVPDPAWRVDGVTCLTGTPAGSTPPAGGAQIPSCQGHTSGPVPPVGVTPGYLQLTDTAGNVAGDILYQRPVPATAGLSVVFEQYQYGGNEADGIGFFLVDGATTASTVGGSGGSLGYAPRDATPGVQGGYLGVGLDVYGNFYNDGEGRGRNCPVGQRSPGGTATGRIAPNVVTLRGPGNGFNGYCYLASTTTGDGAHPTSTLTGSLRGPAGTTTPPPAKRLVNVQVTPAPAPRVIVQIDFTGTGGSYEEVLNVPAPGGTPSTYKFGFLGSTGGNNDVHLLRNVVVRTINALDALQLVKQVSRAGTPLPATITAGTAIPYEYVVTNAGLETLTGLTVSDNKVGGITCDATTLPPEPDPGGTTVCRGSYTVTAADVAAGVVTNVATATAQSPGGPVDSNQDQVELPLVSSLSITKSVQTAPPFSVGQTITYRYVVTNTGGSRISQVAVTDNRVAAGAVICGAGALIPGAQTICTGPYTIAAGAIAADGTLTNVATAGGVSPIGQAVRSAPATAVIPLNADIAVTKTVSDATPTVGDSVTFTVTVKNNGPSLGAGVVISDKVPPGLTLLSSDPSVGSYDAATGRWTLPTLAVNGSATLRLTVRVDTAAAVTNGASVIAAGQPDPNPGNNTASAGLNPVTPTVDIAVTKSVDQPSIRVGHQAVFTITASNKGPFGATTVTLLDPIPSLLAYVSSSATKGSYDPGSAQWTIGGLAVGQSVSLTLTVRALGVGTVSNTASLAAVSPADINQLNDQDTATVLITPPLADLAVAKTVAPDPVIVGQEVTYQVTAYNIGPDPAPSVVVDEFGPVPTGLEIVSFSVTQGSFDGDALEWAVGRLDAGASPAVLTLVVKVLTPGTKVNTAVISDPAITDPDPSNNHSDATLVSNLPPLDIEVDKSVAPVRVRVTEQATFTVTAKNNGPNPATGLVLHDSLPDGLSHASFTGPGTYDPVSGEWTIGALASGATVTLTIVATADRAGTAVNVASLLSVDQTDTDASNNSASASLLVVEEADLSITKAVVPTVAAIGDIVTYTVVLTNNGPNTAGEIVAADPQRLFADFVEVTFSQGTFDQDQRVWSAGTLAPGAHATLVARIRVVNGGTTVNTVQITQSNLPDPDLINNQAQAVLMVPLADVSVAKAVDKELIPSGGQAVFTITVRNAGPETATGVTVADALPAGLTLVSAKPTTGGYATGTWTVGDLLPGATATLVLTVRGTTPGRHVNTAVATSTGPPDPDKGNNTATATVTVLTPGGELPPPTGGGQMPSTGMPTFVYGSIIGGGLLLAGGALLVVALRRRRGELPA is encoded by the coding sequence TTGCTCGTCGCCACACTCGGCACGGCCCTGCCGATGCGGACCGCGACCGCCGCCCCGCCGCCCGGCGGCGGCACGGTGATCGTCGACGAGACCTTCGACGGCGCGAGCGTGCCCGACCCGGCCTGGCGCGTCGACGGGGTCACCTGCCTCACCGGCACGCCTGCCGGCAGCACACCACCGGCGGGTGGGGCGCAGATCCCGTCCTGCCAGGGGCACACCTCCGGACCGGTGCCGCCGGTCGGCGTGACACCGGGGTACCTGCAGCTCACCGACACCGCGGGCAATGTCGCGGGCGACATCCTCTATCAGCGGCCGGTGCCCGCCACGGCCGGGCTCTCCGTCGTCTTCGAGCAGTACCAGTACGGCGGCAACGAGGCCGACGGGATCGGGTTCTTCCTCGTCGACGGTGCCACGACGGCGAGCACGGTCGGCGGCAGCGGCGGCAGCCTCGGCTACGCGCCCCGGGACGCCACGCCTGGCGTACAGGGTGGGTATCTGGGGGTGGGGCTCGACGTCTACGGCAACTTCTACAACGACGGCGAGGGGCGCGGGAGGAACTGCCCGGTCGGCCAGCGCTCCCCCGGCGGCACGGCGACCGGCCGGATCGCACCCAACGTGGTGACCCTGCGCGGCCCCGGCAACGGTTTCAACGGCTACTGCTACCTCGCCTCCACCACGACGGGCGACGGCGCCCACCCGACCAGTACGCTCACGGGCTCCCTGCGCGGCCCGGCCGGCACCACCACGCCGCCACCGGCGAAGCGCCTGGTCAACGTGCAGGTCACGCCTGCCCCCGCGCCGCGCGTCATCGTCCAGATCGACTTCACCGGCACCGGCGGCAGCTATGAGGAGGTGCTGAACGTGCCGGCCCCCGGCGGTACGCCGTCGACCTACAAGTTCGGCTTCCTCGGCTCGACCGGCGGCAACAACGACGTGCACCTGCTGCGCAACGTCGTCGTACGCACCATCAACGCCCTCGACGCCCTCCAGCTCGTCAAGCAGGTCAGCCGGGCCGGGACACCGCTGCCCGCCACGATCACCGCAGGCACCGCCATCCCCTACGAGTACGTCGTCACCAACGCCGGCCTGGAGACGCTGACCGGGCTCACCGTCAGCGACAACAAGGTCGGCGGCATCACCTGCGACGCGACCACCCTGCCGCCGGAGCCGGATCCGGGCGGCACGACGGTGTGCCGGGGCTCCTACACGGTCACCGCCGCCGACGTCGCCGCCGGTGTCGTCACCAACGTCGCCACGGCCACCGCGCAGAGCCCGGGCGGGCCGGTCGACTCCAATCAGGACCAGGTGGAGCTGCCGCTCGTCTCGTCGCTGTCGATCACGAAATCGGTGCAGACGGCGCCGCCGTTCTCGGTCGGCCAGACGATCACCTACCGCTATGTCGTGACCAACACCGGCGGCAGCCGGATCAGCCAGGTCGCGGTGACCGACAACCGGGTCGCCGCCGGTGCCGTCATCTGCGGCGCGGGTGCGCTCATACCCGGCGCGCAGACGATCTGCACCGGTCCCTACACGATCGCCGCCGGGGCCATCGCCGCCGACGGGACGCTCACCAACGTCGCGACCGCCGGTGGCGTCTCGCCGATCGGGCAGGCCGTCCGGTCCGCGCCGGCCACCGCCGTGATCCCGCTCAACGCCGACATCGCGGTGACGAAGACCGTCTCCGACGCGACACCGACCGTCGGCGACTCGGTCACCTTCACCGTCACCGTGAAGAACAACGGTCCGAGCCTCGGCGCGGGGGTGGTCATCTCCGACAAGGTGCCGCCGGGCCTCACGCTGCTCTCGTCGGACCCCTCGGTGGGCTCCTACGACGCCGCGACCGGCCGCTGGACCCTGCCGACCCTCGCCGTCAACGGCAGCGCCACGCTGCGGCTCACGGTCCGGGTCGACACCGCCGCCGCCGTCACCAACGGCGCCTCGGTGATCGCGGCCGGCCAACCCGACCCGAATCCCGGCAACAACACCGCCTCGGCGGGCCTCAACCCGGTCACGCCGACCGTCGACATCGCCGTCACCAAGTCTGTGGACCAGCCCAGCATCCGCGTCGGCCACCAGGCCGTCTTCACGATCACGGCGTCCAACAAGGGACCCTTCGGCGCGACGACGGTGACGCTGCTCGACCCGATCCCGTCACTGCTCGCCTATGTCTCCTCCTCGGCGACGAAGGGCTCCTACGACCCGGGCAGCGCGCAGTGGACGATCGGCGGGCTCGCCGTCGGGCAGTCGGTGAGCCTGACCCTCACCGTCCGCGCGCTCGGCGTCGGCACGGTGAGCAACACGGCGAGCCTCGCCGCGGTCTCCCCCGCCGACATCAACCAGCTCAACGACCAGGACACGGCGACCGTCCTGATCACGCCGCCGCTGGCGGACCTGGCCGTGGCGAAGACCGTCGCGCCGGACCCGGTCATCGTCGGCCAGGAGGTGACCTACCAGGTGACCGCCTACAACATCGGGCCGGACCCGGCACCGAGCGTGGTGGTCGACGAGTTCGGGCCGGTACCGACCGGCTTGGAGATCGTCTCCTTCTCGGTCACCCAGGGGAGTTTCGACGGCGACGCGCTCGAGTGGGCCGTCGGCCGGCTCGATGCGGGCGCGTCGCCGGCCGTGCTGACGCTGGTCGTGAAGGTGCTCACCCCGGGCACGAAGGTCAACACCGCGGTCATCTCGGACCCGGCGATCACCGACCCCGACCCGAGCAACAACCACAGCGACGCGACGCTCGTCTCCAACCTGCCGCCGCTCGACATCGAGGTCGACAAGTCGGTCGCGCCGGTCCGCGTACGCGTCACCGAGCAGGCGACCTTCACCGTCACGGCGAAGAACAACGGGCCCAACCCCGCCACCGGGCTCGTCCTGCACGATTCGCTGCCGGACGGGCTCAGCCACGCCTCCTTCACCGGACCGGGCACCTATGACCCGGTCTCGGGCGAGTGGACGATCGGCGCGCTCGCCAGCGGCGCTACGGTGACGCTGACGATCGTGGCGACCGCCGACAGGGCGGGCACCGCGGTCAACGTCGCCTCGCTGCTCTCGGTCGATCAGACCGACACCGACGCCTCCAACAACTCGGCGTCGGCGTCGCTCCTCGTCGTCGAGGAGGCCGACCTCTCGATCACCAAGGCCGTCGTGCCCACCGTCGCGGCGATCGGCGACATCGTCACCTACACCGTCGTGCTCACCAACAACGGGCCCAACACGGCGGGCGAGATCGTCGCGGCCGACCCGCAGCGGCTCTTCGCCGACTTCGTCGAGGTCACCTTCAGCCAGGGCACGTTCGACCAGGACCAGCGCGTCTGGTCGGCCGGGACGCTCGCCCCCGGAGCGCACGCGACGCTGGTCGCGCGGATCCGGGTGGTCAACGGCGGCACCACGGTCAACACCGTGCAGATCACCCAGTCCAACCTGCCCGACCCCGACCTGATCAACAATCAGGCGCAGGCCGTCCTGATGGTCCCGCTCGCCGACGTCTCGGTGGCGAAGGCCGTCGACAAGGAGCTCATCCCCAGTGGCGGCCAGGCGGTCTTCACGATCACGGTCCGCAACGCCGGGCCGGAGACGGCGACCGGGGTCACCGTCGCCGACGCGCTCCCGGCCGGCCTCACGCTGGTCAGTGCCAAACCAACCACCGGCGGGTACGCCACCGGCACCTGGACCGTCGGCGATCTGCTGCCGGGGGCGACGGCGACGCTCGTGCTCACCGTCCGGGGCACCACGCCGGGCAGGCACGTCAACACCGCCGTCGCCACCTCGACCGGGCCGCCCGACCCCGACAAGGGCAACAACACGGCGACCGCGACGGTGACCGTGCTGACACCGGGCGGTGAGCTGCCGCCGCCGACGGGTGGCGGGCAGATGCCGAGCACCGGCATGCCCACCTTCGTCTACGGCTCGATCATCGGTGGCGGGCTGCTGCTGGCGGGTGGTGCGCTGCTCGTGGTGGCGCTGCGCCGCAGGCGTGGGGAACTCCCGGCCTGA